The Seriola aureovittata isolate HTS-2021-v1 ecotype China chromosome 7, ASM2101889v1, whole genome shotgun sequence genome includes the window TTTTGTCCTGATGGGCGACTTTGCTGAGCCCCACTGTGACTGGtctctttttcattcttgtgctctctgtctttgtctgtctgtctctctttatcaaacatggacacacagacacacacacacatacacacacttacacttacacagAAACcaggcttttaaaaaaaaatattcccaGGGTGCATGATGTCCCTGCATGGGGAGTGTTTACAGGATGTTATCTGTGTCAGTGCCGGCCCCTGATCCCTCGGAGTGGGATTCTGAGGAATGCTGGAACGGGATGGAGGAGTTCCAAAGGGGGAGTgacgagagaaagagagagagagagagagagagagagagagagagagagagatactgggagagagggagagagagagagagagagggagagagagagtgtctcTATATATACATCCCAAAGAGGCTGGCGCTCACAGGCACAGCTGGACTACTGGATAACTGGACTATAGCCCACTGGATATTTAACTAGAAAGGTGAGTTCTTCTTTTGCTTTAATTCTTAATTCAGCATCCTCACCATCTACCTCACCactttattgccatttttagttttctataaaatggagaaagaaagaaagaaagaaagaaagaaagaaagaaagaaagaaagaaagaaagaaagaaagaaagaaagaaagaaagaaagaaagaaagaaagaaaaactgagtaTATAGTTCTGTCTGTTGACAATTATTGAAGCTGACCTTTATTAGAAGCTTTGAGGAACTATTTCTTCCATTTCCTTCAGAGTTTCATGTCCCTGCGGTTGAAAAATGGCCTGAATTCAAGTGAAATGCCAGAGGTGGAGATGAGCCCTTTGGGGGATGTGGTCTTGTAGAAGTCTTACGTATGTGGTCTCTATTAAagctctgtagctctgtagcaAAGCATATCACACTGAAAGGGGAGTCCAGTGTTTGATCAAGTGCTGTGAGAGACTCgcctttatttcctctctcaaaaacaaatttcacttttaatgtaaCAAGAAGAGAAACTTTTTCTTGGTTTTACAAGGGAAGACATTTCCAAGCACAAATCAAGAGCATTACTCAGtaagtatttttctttcaatgttacttttttcctttattagAATGGAATTTCAGTCGATTATGTAattacaaattcaaattttaaatggtgcacttttttttgttattttcatcagctggtTCACATAGAAACGTGGAGAAATGATctacataaaaacactgatggcATGTGACTGAATGAAGTAAATCTAATTAGTGCAGTGATAGGAAAGGCTGTAAAATGACACCACTGATCTCATCACTGCAGAAATCAATGATGAACCTATGTTCTGTGGTTAAACACTTCAACctgtatctgtctttttttttcataccaaaccctcaggaaacaggaaatgtgtgtatttttttgctttcaatTGTGTTGAGGCTGTAATGAGTGTGATTGCATTATTGAACAAGTGCAGTGGTGGGGGTTTTCTTCAGCCCTGGGTGTGCCTTTTTCTGAGCTGGATATGGGCTCCAGGGAGGGAAACATGAGTTAAGTCATCTCTCCGGAGTATTTTACATTGAAAATCATACTATCATTACCAAAGTAAAGCCCCCTTTTCCCATGTTGTGAACATCTGTGTCTGCTTTGGGTCTTGGCTATTGTTAGagaagtaataaaaaaaaaaggacatccCAAAGGGCCAGTACTGCAACGTTGCACAATACGTCACGTCATAATTCATGAGCACACATAACCATGTTTGATATTTGTTCAGTATTGCCATCCGTGTGTGCCTCGTGTATActcatgagttttttttaattttttttattttagaaatgtgTCAATGCCACCAAGACTTAAAAAACGAGTCCCTGTCATTAACTGAGGCTCTGAGGGTGTGGCATGAAACTGGATGCCTACATGTGCGGACATGACCTGATGTTTGCTTTATTGTAGGATCGTTGTTTGTTGGAAAATGtcctgtgaggaaaaaaaaatgacatcacgTCACCTGATTACACTTGCATTGCCAAATctaactaaaaaaagaaaaaaaaaggagaaccATATCTTTTTCTGAAATGCCATAAAATCACACTGTAATGAGCTTTACAAGGGTGtcgtgtttcttcttctttcaggCACCAGCAAAGTCTCTGGCTGTGGAAAACATATAAGCTTAGTTAGTGTGAAACACATAATACAAAGATGAACAGTGTGGCAGATTGGCTCGTGCAGAACAGGGACAAGATTGAGAAAGGTGTGGAGATCATGGGGCAAGCCTCCGAGGTGCTCGCTGCCACCGTGGGCCAGCTTCACCCCATTCTGGAGGCCGTGTTCATGGCTTCATCCGAGCTGCTCAGCAACCCGGAGGGCAAAGAGGCTCGCTACCTGACTCAACAGTTCGAACTTGTCAACCAGAAACTTGAGGGAATCCAAGACGAGATCGATAAAATCGccctggagctgcagaggaCGTCCATGAACAAGCAGAACTTCGATCGAGAGGCGCAGATGCTCAGCCAGTATGAAAAGTTCCAGGACTTTGTCAACGCCAAGCCAAAGTTCAGggagaagaagatggagaagtTCCTCAGCCATTACGAGAACACAGACAGCGACTTGAACCTGGACGCCCTCTACAACGCCGTCACTGGGGAGAACACCTCAGGAGACCCAATGCTGGAAACAGTAGTCGCCACAGAGCAGAGAAGCAGACGGGCAGTTGAGGATTTCTGTGCCCGACTGAAGAAGCTTTTTGTGGTGGGCATTATCGCCGTCATGGGCCACGCTGCCCTCAAGGGCCACGCTGCCCTCAAGGAAGGAGCAGTTGGCGAGGAGATGGTGAAGAAGTGGCAGGGACGGATGGAGGATGTGGAGAAACGAATGAAAGCAGCCGTAGACGACTGTACAGAGAACTTTGCAGAGCAGGCCAAGATGGACATGGAGCACAAGCTTCAGGAGAACCCCGGAGCTGTCGATCGTGACTTTACCAAATCCCTTCTGGATTCACTAGTTAAAAAATACGACTGGGTCAACTGGTCCATCAGGGCCTTCGGCGACAGGGAGcgcattttctttttcaactgGCTGGCAGGAAAGAAGTACCACGGAAGTGGGGGAGCCAactggtttgacattttgaccaAGAACAAGATCAAAGTGGTAGTCTCTTTCTGTGTCGACCCGAAACCCATTAACAAGAGTCAGATCCAGGAGCAGATCGAGGGACAGAAGCTGAAGGGAAACATGATGGAGGTGGCTCTGTCTTTGAACAAGAGCTTCCCCAGCTGCCTGGTCCACGCTGTCAGCACTTAcaaggaggtggtggagaccaacaACTTCCATGAGGATAGTTACTACTATGGAAAACACAAGAGAGCCTACCTGTGTATCCACCCTGAATAGgctcacagacaaacacaaactgcagctgcataTAAAAGAAGCTACAGATAAATTCATGAATGTCTTTAGCAGAGACCTGGAAATATAGAGAATGATTCATAAAGATTGTCTGTGTTGATGCATAATCTGCTCTGTCTGCATTCTGGTATGTGATTTGTTGTCTTGTAATGATCTTTATTCTTATACATAcctatacatacacacacacacacacatatatatatatatatgtatatatatatatattttcttttttttttttctgtgtttgatgaTACAGTAGCTTCAGGGTGTTGTAGACATTTCAGAGCCATAAATCTCCGTGCCAGCTTCGACTTAGTGTGTGAAACATGTGATGATTCTCTTCCCATTGGATATTACTGGGGTTGGGCGATATGACGATTTGCCATATATTTTAGGTaccctcctccttttcctttaaTCCCTGTAATATCTCTGGATGTATCAGATCATCCATCAGTCATagagaaaaatgtgtatttaaaaaagaaaatccaataTCCAATAGTTTTGCTGCTTTTGGTGCAATATAGAGCTGCGGGGAAAACTTAAAAAATCTTTAGTCCACAATCTTTATGGAGACACTTATGtatattttactttgatttgtaataaacaaaaaaatacgaatgtttttttgtcatggtTGGTCATCATTACTGCACGttttgagattaaaaaaaaaacattactgctGTTGCAAATCATGACAAAGCATGAAGCATAAAGGTCTGCTGACTGTATTTCAACTTTAATGAATATAGTAATCTTCTGCAGCATAATAGCGCTTTAATAGCCTGTCATTGTTTATCAAATGGGTGGAGGTGGCTCTGTAATAATATCGCCACACCAACAACCTATAAAGCCCacaacttctttctttttttcttacttctgTGTGGCTGGGTGTGGCTCTGCCCTGTAACATGAGAACCACATGACCAATAGGAAGACAAACAGTCTTGAAGTTAGTGTACTTCTTCCGCAAACTCTTTAAGGTGAGTCCATTTCTGATCAAAACGTCTCATAATGGGCAGAAACATTGAGGTTAAGCGCGTGGCAGTGACAGGAGACTTTTAATAGGAAAAGATCGATTCAGCGCCATCCACTTCATTCCACTCTGTCGTTACGTAATCGGGTGTTTTACCACCCTGACGCATCGTGTTGCTGTTAATAATGTCAGAGGTGTCACATATTTTACCCACGCAGCTTCATTTCATAAAGTAAAGTGGGTGATTAGATGAATCTGCAAAAACGTAATAGCAGTTTAAAGCGCAGAAGTTTCTGCTTCTCATGGGCGTCGGTGGCCGCTGCGCTTCTTCCAGGAAGTGTCAAACTTTTTAAAGGCGTGATCCGCTTGAGTTGCgttgtaacaacaacaacaaaactaatCTGCGGTGTTAATCTGCGATGTTTGTTTGGCCCTCTGTCCTTCGGCTGTAAGATCATACAATTAGAGCCCCTGTACACGGACGGATCAATACGTTTTCCATTAAGAGGCCGCATTAACAGAGCGTTTGGTTTTTCTCTCCCAGTGGCCGGACTGAGTGGTCAGCTGCCGGAGGGAGGAAGCTCTGGCGCGTGAACTTTGTGCTGTATGAAGGTTTACCTGTGTGTTTTACCTCAGCTTGTTTTGGTAATAATCACAAAGGCTGTAAAATGAGGTTGTCTATATAAAATTGCCAGAATGGAAAGTGTTTCCAGCATGTTTGAAATCAGTACATTTCATAAACCGGTATATAACCAAAGGTGGAAGAAGCATTCAGATCATTTTCTTAAGTAAAAGCACCAAAACCACAGTGTTAAAATACTACAAAACTAAGTCCTAACGTACACAGAAAGCACCAGCAAAAAGAAGCtatttaaagtataaaaagtacTGCTAAAATATGCCCTAGCTCTGACTGATATACTATTATACAGTATAATCCATCATTGTTAATTGATGCATCACTGTGCAGCAGTTTACTGCAGATGGTTGAGGTGGAGCCACTTTAACTACTCATCATAGctaaagaaaaaagttttgatACACAATTTGTATTcttcagtttgtatttttgttagttttttttttcacttttttaagttttctataATCTTTACCTTTCTTTAATGAAATGGGCTACTTGATAATCTCCTTgagaaatgatttaaatgaaccAATCGGAGAAGTTTAGAGGAGacatctgttttttgtgtgaCTGCTAACAGCTAGAAGATGTTTCAGATCAAGGAGTCCAACAACACATTGCTTGATTGTAAAGGGTCACAAGCCAAATGGTTGTGAATCACTATTTTAATCTTTATCATGGATTAACAtacatattttaatgtaaaatctccATCTGTAATGTGCCACCTAACTAAAGCTGTTGAAAGTTGCATAAAATGAGAATACTCCTGTAAAGTGCCTCAAAATACAGTTGTTTGGTAAATGCATGTAGTTACTTTCCACCCGCTGTGTATTACTGAATATAGTGGCATTTTGAGTGAAGAGCTGACCTGCTGTGCTTGTCAACAGTCTGATATTCATACCTCTGTTACATGAGCTTCAGCAACTGTTTGCCtctgaaaatgtgatttctttaagcACTTTTATGTTTGAAGTGACTGTGCAAAGGCGCTTTACATGCACTCAGACTGCAGTTACACAACCCctgggacagtgagagagagaaatggagtgAGAAGATCAGTGGAAAACAGGAATCACAGTTTTAGCTCGGTCAAATCAAATAAGAGCCAGTAACTGTAAATGCTCCAACATCCTGCTGGAATTTCCtgtactttgttgtttttgttctcaaATATTACTGGGGAATTATgcaaatattacacattttatttcacaattatGGCAGTTTTAGACCTTTGTGGTTGATATTCAAAGAATGctcatttaaaggaatagttcaacattatGGGTAGCATgctttctctgcttttttgctgagagtcgctaaatgtgaagctacagccagcggctgattagcttagtttagcataaagactggaaacagggggaaactgttagcttGGCAAAGATAAAGCTCACTGTTTAACATGTTggatcttgtttgtttaatcaggacaaaactgaaaaatatgtcCCCAGTCAAACAATGATTGTTTTTACTTGTTGGTTTttgcacagattaaaaaaactagataaaatatgttaaatactGAGCTTTAGAAGGATTGCCGGCaggttttgttacctttggacagagctaggctaactgctaagctaactggccaCTGGCTGTAGTGTGTATTCACTGTACAGGCATAAAAGTGATATGTATGTAAGTGTAGAAAGTGTggaagcacatttcccaaaatgtcaaactattcctttaattttgAGACATAATACAGTATACATGTTTGGTCTGGTCTGTATATCCATGTTGGAATTTAATCACAGTCTAGAGATTCATCTTGTCGGTGGACGCCTGTGGAGGTGTGCAATGCATCAGACTCAGAAATGGGTGCTATATATTCTCACTGCAATCTTCCGTAGTCTGGCTAGATACTGTAACCCCCCCCCAGGGCCGGAGCAGACCTCAGCAGAGACAGACGAACAAGCTGACAGATTATTTTCCATTGTCTTGTTGCCGTGGTTACTTGCTGAGTTCTACTGGAAAACGCACCCTTGCCCAGCAAGTTTAACCTCTTTCACTTAATCACTTCCCACGCCTGCTGCCTCAATATTGACTAGGCTggctgagggagagagatcactgctgcttctcctccagACCATGTTTAAAAAGTGAACATTAAGGCCACAACTCTAATTAAAACATGTGACCACAGGTTCGTTACCAAGGGATGCAACATAAACTATGAGTGTGGGACTGAGTTTGTGAAGTCAGTGAATATTTGCACCTTCACTTTGGaccaaaatgtgttttccacCCAAAATTACACATTTGCAGTTTTACATCAGGACATGTCTGAACATGCCCATGAAATCATCTGCTCCTACTCTCAGCTATTTCTCTGTTCCTGGCCTTTGGGAGGAGTTGTTTGTATTAGATTAAGATTTTCCAAGTCCAAGTGGACTTCTTGTTTTTAAGGTG containing:
- the LOC130172208 gene encoding uncharacterized protein LOC130172208 isoform X1 — translated: MNSVADWLVQNRDKIEKGVEIMGQASEVLAATVGQLHPILEAVFMASSELLSNPEGKEARYLTQQFELVNQKLEGIQDEIDKIALELQRTSMNKQNFDREAQMLSQYEKFQDFVNAKPKFREKKMEKFLSHYENTDSDLNLDALYNAVTGENTSGDPMLETVVATEQRSRRAVEDFCARLKKLFVVGIIAVMGHAALKGHAALKEGAVGEEMVKKWQGRMEDVEKRMKAAVDDCTENFAEQAKMDMEHKLQENPGAVDRDFTKSLLDSLVKKYDWVNWSIRAFGDRERIFFFNWLAGKKYHGSGGANWFDILTKNKIKVVVSFCVDPKPINKSQIQEQIEGQKLKGNMMEVALSLNKSFPSCLVHAVSTYKEVVETNNFHEDSYYYGKHKRAYLCIHPE